The Fusobacterium massiliense DNA window TTTCACTTTCATATGGAACAATAATCAAATCATATTTTTCAAATTCTAACTCATTCATTTTTTTAATATCATCAATAATAGTTGGATTAACCCCTTGACATTGTTTAAGAGCCTCTTTTGAAATATTATCCCATCTATCTTTTTTCTTATCTAATTTAACAACACATCTATTAGCTAAAATAGGTATAATTTTATTAATACCTAATTCTGTCAACTTTTGAATGGTTAAATCCATTTTATCTCCCTTTAATATAGATATTCCAGCATCAATTTTTATATTAAGGGAAAATTTATCTTCTTTTTTTTCAATTATTTTTAACTTTATATGTTTTTCATCTATTTCTTCTATTTTGCAAAAATATTCATTTTTTCCGTCAACCGCTCTTAGCTTGTCTCCAATATTTTTTCTAAAAACATTTTTCACATGATTTATATCTGATAAATCAAGAATTTCTATATAGTCCCCTTGAATTTCTGACACAACAACACTTAACAACTTTTTCTCCTATATTCTTTTTCCATTTTTTATAAAATCTTGTAATGTAGTTTCAGATAATATTTTTGTCATAGCATTATCAAGTTTACTCCAAATGCAAGTTTCCCCACAAGCATCTTCTAAGCAATTATGCCCACTTTTATCCATTTCATTACAATCTATAACCTTTTCTTCATCATCTAATATTTTATATATAGTATATAAATTTATTTCTTCTGGAGCTAGTGCCAATTTATACCCTCCACTAGGTCCTCTTTTCCCTTCAATTATATTTTCATTTTTTAATTTAAATAGTATCTGCTCCAAATATTGAACAGATATATCTTGTTCTTCTGATATTTCTTTAATTCTCACCAACTTACTTTCATTAGAATTTTCAGAAATATAGGCTAATGCTCTTAATCCATATCTAACTTTCGTGTTAATTTTCATTTCTTTCCTCTTTCTTTCTCAAAATGCTCATAAGCTCTTGGAGTTACAACTCTACCTCTATTAGTTCTTTTTAAAAATCCCATCTTTACTAAATAAGGTTCGTATACTTCTTCTAAAGTTCTCCTATCTTCTCCTAACAATAAAGATAAAGTTTCTATCCCAACAGGTCCTCCATCATAGTTTTCAATAATTGAATTTATAATATTCCTATCCAACTCATCTAAACCAAAACTATCTATACCCAACATATCCAATGCTTTCACTGCATCAATCTCATTTATATTTCCATTTCCTTTAATTTCACAATAATCCCTAACTCTTTTTAACAATCTATTTGCTATTCTTGGTGTTCCTCTGCTTCTTTTAGAAATTTCATTTGCTCCATCTTCTGTTATTCCTATTCCTAAAAGCTTTGCTCCCCTTTTTACTATGGATTTTATTTCATCGTCTGTATAATATTCCATTTTGTGACTAACACCAAATCTATCTCTAAGTGGAGCACTTAAAAGTCCAGCTCTTGTTGTTGCTCCTATTAATGTAAATGCTTGTAACTCTATTCTAACAGATTTTGCTGATGGCCCTTTTCCTATCATTATATCCAACTCTCCATCTTCCATTGCTGGATATAATATTTCTTCTACCGAATTATTTAATCTATGTATCTCATCTATGAAAAGTATATCATTTTCTTCTAAAGAAGTTAAAATAGCAGCTAAATCTCCTGCTTTTTCCAATATTGGCCCCGATGTTATTCTTAAATTTGCTTTCATTTCATTGGCTATTACTCCTGCTAAAGTTGTTTTCCCTAGTCCAGGTGGACCATATAGAAGAATATGATCAACAGTCGTATTTCTCTTTTGAGCAGCTTTTATTGAAATTTCCATTTTTTCTTTTAGTTTTTCTTGTCCAATATATTCTTTAAAGGTTTTTGGTCTTAATGATTTTTGAATTTCCACTTCATTTTGAAACTCAAACTCACTTAATATTCGTTCCATAAAATACCCCTTTCTCTCTAAATTAAAACTTAAATAAATCTAAAAATTAGGTATTCTACCAAACCTATAATTCCCCCTAATATTCCCCCAATAACTTCTATGTGTTTTAATTCTTTTTTAGCTAATTCTATTATTATTTTTTCTAGCTTATCAAGTGAAAAACTAGAAATTTTTTCAGATATAATAAGTGTAAATTTTATATTATCC harbors:
- a CDS encoding RrF2 family transcriptional regulator: MKINTKVRYGLRALAYISENSNESKLVRIKEISEEQDISVQYLEQILFKLKNENIIEGKRGPSGGYKLALAPEEINLYTIYKILDDEEKVIDCNEMDKSGHNCLEDACGETCIWSKLDNAMTKILSETTLQDFIKNGKRI
- the ruvB gene encoding Holliday junction branch migration DNA helicase RuvB, encoding MERILSEFEFQNEVEIQKSLRPKTFKEYIGQEKLKEKMEISIKAAQKRNTTVDHILLYGPPGLGKTTLAGVIANEMKANLRITSGPILEKAGDLAAILTSLEENDILFIDEIHRLNNSVEEILYPAMEDGELDIMIGKGPSAKSVRIELQAFTLIGATTRAGLLSAPLRDRFGVSHKMEYYTDDEIKSIVKRGAKLLGIGITEDGANEISKRSRGTPRIANRLLKRVRDYCEIKGNGNINEIDAVKALDMLGIDSFGLDELDRNIINSIIENYDGGPVGIETLSLLLGEDRRTLEEVYEPYLVKMGFLKRTNRGRVVTPRAYEHFEKERGKK
- a CDS encoding RsmE family RNA methyltransferase, giving the protein MLSVVVSEIQGDYIEILDLSDINHVKNVFRKNIGDKLRAVDGKNEYFCKIEEIDEKHIKLKIIEKKEDKFSLNIKIDAGISILKGDKMDLTIQKLTELGINKIIPILANRCVVKLDKKKDRWDNISKEALKQCQGVNPTIIDDIKKMNELEFEKYDLIIVPYESEKNIYIKEILKNKDKEIKNILYIIGPEGGFENEEIELLKKREAKIISLGNRILRAETAAIVTGGVIINEFF